The following coding sequences lie in one Glycine max cultivar Williams 82 chromosome 19, Glycine_max_v4.0, whole genome shotgun sequence genomic window:
- the LOC100527534 gene encoding Arabinogalactan protein 14-like precursor: protein MEASKMKFFLVLVVSVLAMAATGVSAAEAPAPGPSSDATTLFVPTAFASLFVLAFGFLF, encoded by the coding sequence ATGGAGGCATCAAAGATGAAGTTTTTCTTGGTTTTGGTGGTTTCCGTGTTGGCGATGGCAGCAACTGGGGTTTCAGCTGCTGAGGCACCTGCCCCAGGTCCTTCATCCGATGCCACCACCCTCTTTGTGCCCACTGCTTTTGCTTCTCTCTTTGTTCTTGCATTTggctttctcttctaa
- the LOC100795317 gene encoding uncharacterized protein LOC100795317 codes for MDTNDWEFLSYDSLYDASLDSKSVLDLDDYDLCTSPKFKKASEASRNFHPREPKQVIHIPIQLEPRIGKAPDEGLVEQNTKDHHVEVPLVPSSPTTIEKIKGGILEADYDTVAHLFSKIKEIESPRSIGRGLLFPSPDIGALKFEDKGGEAQEIIMASPRMKIEKEIATIMDCGKEVGDSSGGFNFWKWSLNGVGAICSFGFAAATICVLILGSQQRNNKIQQDQKIRFQIYTDDKRIKQVVHATKLNEAMAAASGVPLSRARITCGGYYDGL; via the exons ATGGACACCAATGACTGGGAATTCCTTTCTTATGATAGCCTTTATGATGCGTCCTTAGATTCAAAAAGTGTTCTTGATTTGGATGACTATGACTTGTGCACCTCACCAAAATTCAAGAAAGCCTCAGAAGCATCAAGGAATTTTCATCCAAGGGAACCAAAACAGGTTATCCATATTCCAATTCAATTGGAACCAAGAATTGGGAAGGCCCCAGATGAAGGGCTAGTGGAACAAAACACTAAGGATCATCATGTTGAGGTCCCTCTTGTCCCATCATCACCAACTACCATTGAGAAAATCAAAGGAGGGATTTTGGAAGCTGATTATGACACTGTTGCACACCTTTTCTCCAAGATCAAGGAAATTGAGTCTCCAAGGTCTATTGGTAGAGGATTGTTGTTCCCTTCACCTGATATAGGTGCTTTGAAATTTGAGGACAAAGGTGGTGAGGCACAAGAGATCATCATGGCCTCTCCAAGAATGAAGATTGAGAAAGAAATTGCTACTATTATGGACTGTGGCAAAGAAGTGGGGGACTCTAGTGGTGGTTTCAACTTTTGGAAGTGGAGCTTGAATGGTGTTGGGGCTATATGTTCTTTTGGATTTGCTGCTGCCACAATCTGTGTCCTAATTCTTGGAAGCCAGCAAAGGAACAACAAAATCCAGCAGGATCAGAAGATTCGGTTCCAGATCTATACTGATGACAAG AGGATTAAGCAAGTGGTTCATGCAACCAAATTGAATGAAGCAATGGCAGCAGCGAGTGGTGTTCCTCTGAGTAGAGCTCGCATAACCTGTGGTGGTTACTATGATGGCCTTTGA